A single region of the Vicia villosa cultivar HV-30 ecotype Madison, WI linkage group LG4, Vvil1.0, whole genome shotgun sequence genome encodes:
- the LOC131599122 gene encoding serine carboxypeptidase-like 45 gives MSTIHFLILFFLSFLISSPGVAVTDKVTDLPGQPPVNFSQHAGYITVDVAHDRRLFYYFVEASVEPASKPVVLWLHGGPGCSAVGGAAFSQHGPFLISGEGLIKNPYSWNTEANMLYLDSPAGVGFSYSRNTSDYLFLNDDFAARDHLVFLQHWFNKFPNFRTNNFFIAGESYAGHFAPQLALLILQTKSEFNLKGISIGNPLLDFDTDFTASTDYLWQRGVISDSTYELLSNNCSYVDIKKQLRATNVLNATCFDILLQMELEVNANLDVFDISNDVCPTQKLAIEQLGVKRNICIVQQSIEFFNRKDVQQALHGELVGVKDWTTCSANLVYNYTNLENPALYMLGTLVKAGVRVLAYCGDEDSVIPCTGTRPLIKGLAKDLGLTITRHHEAWFKGDKIAGWTQVYGDILTFATVRGAGHSTPIAQPERSLEMMKAFWKGKPLPKKSH, from the exons ATGTCTACAATTCACTTTTTGATCCTTTTCTTTCTAAGCTTTCTGATCTCTTCTCCGGGTGTAGCAGTTACCGATAAGGTAACTGACTTACCCGGACAACCGCCGGTGAATTTTTCACAACATGCCGGTTACATCACCGTAGATGTAGCCCATGACAGACGGCTCTTCTACTACTTCGTAGAAGCCAGCGTTGAGCCAGCATCAAAACCAGTGGTGCTCTGGTTACACGGTG GGCCCGGTTGTTCTGCTGTGGGAGGAGCAGCATTCTCACAGCATGGACCTTTTCTCATCTCTGGCGAGGGTCTCATAAAAAATCCATACAGCTGGAATACAG AAGCAAATATGCTGTATTTGGATTCTCCAGCTGGCGTCGGTTTCTCTTATTCGAGAAACACTTCCGACTACTTATTTTTGAATGATGACTTTGCag CAAGGGATCACCTTGTTTTTTTGCAGCATTGGTTCAATAAATTCCCCAATTTTAGAACCAACAACTTTTTTATAGCTGGGGAGAGTTATGCAG GACACTTTGCTCCTCAACTTGCTCTCCTCATCCTTCAGACCAAATCTGAATTCAATCTGAAGGGGATATCC ATAGGGAATCCTCTTCTAGATTTTGACACGGATTTCACCGCCTCAACTGACTATTTATGGCAGCGTGGAGTAATTTCCGACTCAACATATGAGTTGTTGAGCAACAACTGCAGCTATGTTGACATAAAGAAACAGTTGAGAGCAACAAATGTATTAAATGCCACATGTTTTGACATTCTCCTTCAAATGGAATTAGAG GTAAATGCCAACTTAGACGTGTTTGACATTTCAAATGATGTTTGTCCAACACAAAAGTTGGCCATAGAG CAACTCGGCGTGAAGAGAAACATATGCATTGTACAACAGTCGATTGAATTCTTCAATAGGAAGGATGTACAACAAGCTCTTCACGGCGAGCTTGTAGGGGTCAAGGATTGGACAACCTGCAGCGC GAATCTTGTGTATAACTACACAAATCTTGAAAATCCAGCCTTATATATGCTTGGGACACTTGTTAAAGCAGGTGTTAGAGTGCTGGCATATTG TGGCGACGAGGATTCAGTCATACCGTGTACTGGGACACGACCTTTGATAAAAGGTTTGGCTAAGGATTTGGGATTGACCATCACAAGACACCATGAAGCATGGTTTAAGGGTGACAAG ATTGCTGGATGGACCCAAGTATATGGGGACATTCTGACTTTTGCAACTGTAAGAGGGGCGGGTCATTCCACGCCAATAGCTCAACCGGAGAGATCATTGGAAATGATGAAAGCTTTCTGGAAAGGGAAGCCCCTACCAAAAAAATCACACTAA